One Methylosinus sp. LW4 genomic region harbors:
- a CDS encoding polyhydroxyalkanoate depolymerase yields the protein MMYDAYQSYADVSNRLRLAAASGERLARLWKSTPYASPLRCFEAYCELVSLLGFTHVRPDYGVTQITTHNGAVIDVIEEPVYSTPFCQLLRFVRKDAENLPRVLLVAPMSGHFATLLRGTIRTLAQDHDVYVTDWINTRDIPLSQGVFGMDEFVQHLIDFLRFLGPPAHVVAVCQPTVAALSAVSIMAEDNDPAQPASLTLMAGPLDVSVSPTKVNEFAVSKPIEWFHNNVIGTVPRMLPGAGRRVYPGFLQISGFMSMNAERHANAFIDLFRHRVEGDHEKADRIRTFYEEYFAIMDLDADFYLQTIETVFHKNALSAGSLLFKGRKVTPRAIKKTFLLTVEGEKDDICAVGQTLAAQDMCSGLRPYMKSHHLQAGVGHYGVFNGKRWDNQIYPVVRDHIQNSL from the coding sequence ATGATGTATGACGCATATCAGAGCTACGCCGACGTGAGCAATCGACTTCGTCTGGCGGCGGCGAGCGGCGAGCGACTGGCTCGCCTATGGAAATCGACGCCTTACGCGTCGCCTTTGCGGTGCTTCGAGGCTTATTGCGAGCTGGTCTCGCTGCTCGGCTTCACGCATGTGCGTCCCGACTATGGCGTCACGCAGATCACGACGCACAATGGCGCCGTCATCGACGTGATAGAAGAGCCGGTCTATTCGACGCCCTTCTGCCAGCTGCTGCGCTTCGTGCGCAAGGATGCGGAAAATCTCCCGCGCGTGCTGCTCGTCGCGCCAATGTCCGGGCATTTCGCGACTCTGCTGCGCGGCACGATCCGCACGCTCGCGCAGGACCACGACGTCTATGTCACCGACTGGATCAACACGCGCGACATTCCGCTCTCGCAGGGCGTTTTCGGCATGGACGAGTTCGTCCAGCATCTGATCGATTTTCTGCGCTTCCTCGGCCCGCCCGCCCATGTCGTCGCGGTCTGCCAGCCGACGGTCGCCGCGCTCTCCGCCGTCTCGATAATGGCCGAGGACAATGACCCCGCGCAGCCGGCGAGCCTGACGCTGATGGCCGGACCGCTCGATGTCAGCGTGTCGCCGACCAAGGTCAATGAATTCGCCGTCTCCAAGCCGATCGAATGGTTCCACAATAATGTGATCGGCACCGTGCCGCGCATGCTGCCGGGGGCGGGGCGGCGCGTCTATCCCGGCTTTCTGCAAATCTCCGGCTTCATGAGCATGAACGCCGAGCGCCACGCCAACGCTTTCATCGATCTCTTCCGCCACCGCGTCGAAGGCGATCACGAGAAGGCGGACCGCATCCGCACCTTCTATGAGGAATATTTCGCGATCATGGACCTCGATGCGGATTTCTATCTGCAGACGATCGAGACCGTCTTCCATAAAAATGCCCTTTCTGCGGGCAGTCTGCTCTTTAAAGGGCGAAAGGTGACGCCGCGCGCGATCAAGAAGACCTTCCTGCTCACGGTGGAGGGCGAGAAGGACGATATTTGCGCCGTGGGCCAGACGCTCGCCGCTCAGGATATGTGCAGCGGCCTGCGTCCCTATATGAAGTCGCACCATTTGCAGGCCGGCGTCGGACATTATGGCGTCTTCAACGGCAAGCGCTGGGACAATCAGATCTACCCTGTGGTGCGCGACCACATTCAAAACAGCCTGTGA
- the mtnA gene encoding S-methyl-5-thioribose-1-phosphate isomerase has product MRIDSRHYRTIWENADGSVEAIDQIKLPHRFETKRLASLDDAVAAIATMVVRGAPLIGVTGAYGLALAAAVDPSDSALEEAHARLAAARPTAVNLRWALDRMRRLLLSAAPSDRRALAFGEAAAIADEDALCCEAIADHGATLICAAAAEHPGRPVNILTHCNAGWLAAVDWGTALAPIYKAARDGIDLHVWVDETRPRNQGASLTAFELSGEGIPHTVIADNTGGHLMQHGLVDLCIVGSDRTTRIGDVCNKIGTYLKALAAHDNGVPFYVALPSSTIDWSMRDGVAEIPIEQRDASEVTHISGLADNGAVTRVQVTPKGSPAANYAFDVTPARLVGALITERGVCAASEAGLRGLFPDLA; this is encoded by the coding sequence ATGCGCATCGACTCACGCCATTACCGCACCATCTGGGAAAACGCCGACGGTAGCGTCGAGGCGATCGACCAGATCAAGCTCCCCCACAGATTCGAGACCAAAAGGCTCGCCTCGCTCGACGACGCCGTCGCCGCGATCGCGACCATGGTCGTGCGCGGCGCGCCGCTGATCGGCGTCACCGGCGCTTATGGGCTGGCGCTCGCCGCGGCCGTCGATCCGAGCGACTCGGCGCTGGAGGAGGCCCATGCGCGACTCGCCGCGGCGCGCCCCACGGCCGTCAATTTGCGCTGGGCGCTCGACCGCATGCGTAGGCTGCTGCTTTCCGCGGCGCCCTCGGACCGGCGCGCGCTGGCCTTCGGTGAGGCGGCGGCCATCGCCGATGAGGACGCGCTCTGCTGCGAGGCGATCGCCGACCATGGCGCGACGCTGATCTGCGCCGCCGCCGCCGAGCATCCGGGCCGGCCGGTCAATATTCTCACCCATTGCAACGCCGGCTGGCTCGCCGCCGTCGATTGGGGCACGGCGCTCGCGCCCATCTACAAGGCGGCGCGCGATGGAATCGATCTGCATGTGTGGGTCGACGAGACGCGGCCGCGCAATCAAGGCGCGAGCCTCACCGCCTTCGAGCTTTCGGGCGAAGGGATTCCCCACACCGTCATCGCCGACAACACCGGCGGCCATCTGATGCAGCACGGGCTCGTCGATCTGTGCATCGTCGGCAGCGACCGCACGACGCGCATCGGCGATGTCTGCAACAAGATCGGCACCTATCTGAAGGCGCTCGCCGCGCATGACAATGGCGTGCCTTTCTACGTCGCGCTGCCGAGTTCGACGATCGATTGGTCGATGCGCGACGGCGTCGCCGAAATCCCGATCGAGCAGCGCGATGCGAGCGAGGTGACGCATATCTCCGGCCTCGCCGACAATGGCGCAGTGACGCGCGTGCAAGTGACGCCGAAGGGCTCGCCCGCCGCCAATTACGCCTTCGACGTGACGCCTGCGCGCCTCGTCGGCGCGCTGATAACGGAGCGCGGCGTGTGCGCCGCGAGCGAGGCCGGACTGCGCGGATTGTTTCCTGATTTAGCGTAG
- a CDS encoding class II aldolase/adducin family protein has product MTEESKRKAIVEAARSMNALGLNHGTAGNISARDGDAMLITPSGISYATMTPQMIARMPLASDGESQGPLAPSSEWRMHRDILRARPDVQAVVHAHSTYATTLAALRREIPPVHYMIGIFRTSRIRCTDYAPFGSQALSDLAVEGLGRAHGVLLGNHGMIALGEGLERAMWRAVELEALAQLYYLARMAGEPALISEAEIESEIARFENYGLKSVK; this is encoded by the coding sequence ATGACCGAAGAGAGCAAGCGCAAGGCGATCGTCGAGGCGGCGCGGAGCATGAACGCGCTCGGCCTCAATCACGGAACCGCCGGCAATATTTCGGCGCGCGACGGCGACGCCATGCTGATCACGCCGAGTGGAATCTCCTACGCCACAATGACCCCGCAGATGATCGCGCGCATGCCGCTCGCGAGCGATGGCGAGTCGCAAGGGCCGCTCGCGCCCTCCAGCGAATGGCGCATGCATCGCGACATCTTACGCGCGAGGCCGGATGTGCAGGCCGTCGTGCATGCGCATTCGACCTATGCGACGACGCTCGCCGCGCTGCGGCGCGAGATTCCGCCCGTGCATTATATGATCGGGATTTTCCGAACGTCGCGCATTCGCTGCACGGATTACGCGCCTTTCGGCTCGCAGGCGCTCTCTGATCTCGCGGTGGAAGGATTGGGCCGCGCGCATGGCGTGCTGCTCGGCAATCACGGCATGATCGCGCTCGGCGAAGGATTGGAGCGCGCAATGTGGCGCGCCGTGGAATTGGAGGCGCTGGCGCAGCTCTATTATCTCGCGCGCATGGCCGGCGAGCCGGCGCTGATCTCCGAGGCGGAGATAGAGAGCGAGATCGCGCGTTTCGAGAATTACGGATTGAAGTCCGTTAAGTGA
- the hslV gene encoding ATP-dependent protease subunit HslV: MTQEQNTKPASWHATTIVLVKKNGKTVIAGDGQVSLGQTIVKANAKKVRRLGKGDVIAGFAGATADAFTLFERLEGKLEQYPGQLTRACVELAKDWRMDRYLRRLEAMMLVADREVGLTLTGAGDVLEPEAFEHGSVAAIGSGGNYALAAARALLDQPIEADVIAKRAMEIAADICVYTNRNIVLESI; this comes from the coding sequence ATGACACAAGAACAAAATACGAAACCGGCGAGCTGGCACGCGACGACCATCGTTCTGGTGAAAAAGAACGGCAAGACCGTCATCGCGGGCGACGGACAAGTGAGCCTCGGCCAGACCATCGTCAAGGCGAACGCCAAGAAGGTGCGGCGTCTCGGCAAGGGCGATGTGATCGCGGGTTTCGCCGGCGCGACGGCCGACGCCTTCACTCTGTTCGAGCGGCTCGAGGGCAAGCTCGAGCAATATCCCGGGCAATTGACGCGCGCTTGCGTGGAGCTCGCCAAGGATTGGCGCATGGACCGCTATCTGCGCCGGCTCGAGGCGATGATGCTGGTCGCCGATCGCGAGGTGGGGCTGACGCTGACCGGCGCCGGCGACGTGCTGGAGCCGGAAGCCTTCGAGCATGGCTCGGTGGCGGCGATCGGCTCCGGCGGCAATTATGCGCTGGCCGCGGCGCGCGCGCTGCTCGATCAGCCGATAGAGGCGGATGTGATCGCCAAGCGCGCGATGGAGATCGCCGCCGACATCTGCGTCTACACCAATCGCAACATCGTGCTCGAATCGATCTGA
- the hslU gene encoding ATP-dependent protease ATPase subunit HslU — translation MADFSPREIVSELDRFIVGQKDAKRAVAIALRNRWRRLRLEGSMREEVLPKNILMIGPTGCGKTEIARRLAKLANAPFLKIEATKFTEVGYVGRDVEQIVRDLVEVAILLVKERRRKDVEAKAQLAAEERVLDSLVGPAASPATRDSFRKKLRAGELDDKEIEVELAQSGPQVPMFELPNMPGASVSAFSIGDIFGKAFQGRPKRRKMLVKEAHGPLLAEESDKLIDQEESIREAISEVENNGIVFLDEMDKICAREGRGGADVSREGVQRDLLPLIEGTTVATKHGPVKTDHVLFIASGAFHVAKPSDLLPELQGRLPIRVELASLDEEDFRRILTETEACLTKQYVALLATEGVALEIAPSAVDAIARVAVQVNSSVENIGARRLQTVMERVLDEVSFSASDRAGETVTIDGAYVEEHIGDLAKNRDLSRFIL, via the coding sequence ATGGCCGATTTTTCCCCGCGCGAGATCGTCTCGGAACTCGACCGATTCATCGTCGGACAGAAGGACGCCAAGCGCGCCGTCGCCATTGCGCTGCGCAATCGCTGGCGCAGGCTGCGCCTCGAAGGCTCCATGCGCGAAGAGGTGCTGCCCAAGAACATATTGATGATCGGTCCCACCGGCTGCGGCAAGACCGAGATCGCGCGGCGTCTCGCCAAGCTCGCCAATGCGCCCTTCCTCAAGATAGAGGCGACGAAATTCACCGAGGTCGGCTATGTCGGCCGCGATGTCGAGCAGATCGTCCGCGATCTCGTCGAGGTGGCGATTTTGCTGGTGAAGGAGCGCCGGCGCAAGGATGTCGAGGCCAAGGCTCAGCTAGCGGCCGAGGAGCGCGTGCTCGATTCGCTCGTCGGCCCGGCGGCCTCGCCGGCGACGCGCGATTCCTTCCGCAAGAAGCTGCGCGCCGGCGAGCTGGACGATAAGGAGATAGAGGTCGAGCTGGCGCAATCGGGGCCGCAGGTTCCGATGTTCGAGCTGCCGAACATGCCCGGCGCCAGCGTCTCCGCCTTCTCCATCGGCGATATTTTCGGCAAGGCGTTTCAGGGCCGGCCGAAGCGCCGCAAAATGCTGGTGAAGGAGGCCCATGGCCCGCTGCTCGCCGAGGAGAGCGACAAGCTCATCGATCAGGAGGAGAGCATCCGCGAGGCGATTTCCGAGGTCGAGAACAATGGGATCGTCTTCCTCGACGAGATGGACAAGATCTGCGCCCGCGAGGGCAGGGGCGGGGCCGACGTCTCGCGCGAAGGCGTGCAGCGCGACCTGCTGCCGCTGATCGAAGGCACCACGGTCGCGACCAAGCACGGGCCGGTGAAGACCGACCATGTGCTGTTCATCGCCTCCGGCGCTTTCCATGTCGCCAAGCCCTCCGATCTCCTGCCGGAACTGCAGGGCCGCCTGCCGATCAGAGTGGAGCTCGCCTCGCTGGATGAGGAGGATTTCCGCCGCATTCTCACCGAGACCGAGGCCTGCCTCACCAAGCAATATGTGGCGCTGCTGGCGACGGAGGGAGTCGCGCTGGAGATCGCGCCGTCGGCGGTGGACGCCATCGCCCGCGTCGCGGTGCAGGTGAATTCCTCGGTGGAGAACATAGGCGCGCGCCGCCTGCAGACGGTGATGGAGCGCGTGCTGGACGAGGTGAGCTTCTCCGCCTCCGACCGGGCCGGCGAGACGGTGACGATCGACGGCGCCTATGTGGAGGAGCATATCGGCGACCTCGCCAAGAACCGTGATTTGAGCCGCTTCATTCTCTGA